One genomic segment of Vibrio sp. SCSIO 43136 includes these proteins:
- a CDS encoding DUF2189 domain-containing protein, whose product MPRTIDHSGMSHDESKAVPDHEYARTIPCNQVSVSAPFHWLSLGLHDFIRMPFISLFYGACFMVAAIGIVLLVQWQGTHLVVMPSLVVYMLIGPFLALGLYDAAWEREKGHDASLFHSMKAITRNSTSQWAFAVLLAVAMIFWMRIAALLHALYPSVQGAPLSEYAPFLATGTVIGAVLAAAVFSISAYSIPLMMERRVDMMTAVFTSFNAVKSNIPAMIVWAFIIGSGILIGFATYGIGMLFTMPILGYATWHAYHDTIKKKHH is encoded by the coding sequence ATGCCTCGAACAATAGACCACTCAGGGATGTCTCATGACGAGAGTAAAGCCGTTCCTGATCACGAATATGCGCGCACAATTCCATGCAACCAAGTGAGCGTTTCGGCGCCATTCCATTGGTTGTCTCTCGGCTTACACGACTTCATCCGTATGCCCTTTATTAGCCTATTTTACGGTGCTTGTTTTATGGTTGCAGCCATAGGCATCGTACTCTTGGTTCAATGGCAAGGAACCCACCTAGTCGTTATGCCAAGCTTAGTGGTATACATGCTTATTGGCCCATTCCTCGCCCTTGGGCTTTATGATGCGGCGTGGGAACGTGAAAAAGGCCATGACGCCAGCTTGTTCCACTCAATGAAAGCCATCACCCGCAACTCCACCTCTCAGTGGGCGTTTGCTGTGCTACTTGCGGTAGCGATGATTTTCTGGATGAGGATCGCAGCGCTATTACATGCTCTCTACCCTTCAGTGCAAGGGGCTCCACTGTCTGAGTACGCTCCATTTTTGGCAACAGGTACAGTCATTGGTGCGGTGTTAGCGGCGGCGGTGTTTAGTATTTCTGCCTACTCTATCCCGCTCATGATGGAGCGAAGAGTTGATATGATGACTGCGGTATTTACCAGCTTTAACGCCGTTAAATCCAACATCCCCGCAATGATCGTTTGGGCGTTCATCATCGGTAGCGGCATCTTAATTGGCTTTGCGACTTATGGCATTGGAATGCTATTTACTATGCCAATTCTTGGCTACGCCACTTGGCACGCTTACCACGATACGATCAAAAAGAAACACCACTAG
- a CDS encoding endonuclease, whose protein sequence is MRISTIVALSAALLTTTSFATGVPSSFSKAKKHARNIYDDHPVSFYCGCDIRWQGKRGEPDLRGCGYQVRKQQKRASRIEWEHVMPAWQFGHQRQCWQNGGRKNCTKNDTQFKKMEADLHNLTPAIGEVNGDRSNYRFSQWNGLDGVSYGQCEMQVNFKGRKAMPPERARGSVARTYLYMAQQYQLKLSKSEHNLMTAWDKQYPVDDWECERERRIFTIQGIRNPFVYKQCAQQVN, encoded by the coding sequence ATGCGAATCTCAACCATAGTCGCTTTATCAGCCGCACTACTGACTACCACTTCATTTGCGACGGGTGTTCCCAGCTCCTTTAGCAAAGCCAAAAAGCACGCTCGAAATATCTATGATGATCATCCGGTCAGTTTCTATTGTGGATGCGATATTCGCTGGCAAGGCAAACGTGGCGAGCCTGACCTACGCGGTTGCGGCTATCAAGTAAGAAAGCAGCAAAAGCGCGCCAGCCGCATAGAGTGGGAGCATGTGATGCCCGCTTGGCAATTTGGCCATCAGCGCCAATGCTGGCAAAACGGTGGACGTAAAAATTGCACCAAAAATGACACGCAGTTTAAAAAAATGGAAGCAGACCTTCACAACCTCACTCCAGCGATCGGTGAAGTGAATGGAGACCGCTCTAATTATCGATTTAGCCAGTGGAATGGGCTCGACGGGGTCAGCTATGGCCAGTGTGAAATGCAGGTCAATTTCAAAGGGCGAAAAGCCATGCCACCAGAAAGAGCGCGCGGCTCTGTGGCAAGAACCTATTTATATATGGCGCAGCAATATCAGCTAAAACTGAGCAAAAGTGAGCATAACTTAATGACCGCTTGGGACAAGCAGTACCCTGTCGATGATTGGGAGTGTGAGCGAGAACGTCGCATTTTTACCATTCAAGGCATTCGTAACCCATTTGTCTACAAGCAATGCGCCCAACAAGTAAACTAG
- the metK gene encoding methionine adenosyltransferase, producing the protein MAKHLFTSESVSEGHPDKIADQISDAVLDAILEQDPKARVACETYVKTGMVMVGGEVTTSAWVDIEEITRQTVREIGYVHSDMGFDADSCAVLNTIGKQSPDINQGVDKADPKEQGAGDQGIMFGYATNETEILMPAAITYSHRLVQKQAEVRKSGKLDFLRPDAKSQVTFQYDQGKIVGIDAVVLSTQHCDSVSTPDLREAVMEEIIKPVLPSEWINKETNFFINPTGRFVIGGPMGDCGLTGRKIIVDTYGGAARHGGGAFSGKDPSKVDRSAAYAARYVAKNIVAAGMADRCEIQLSYAIGVADPTSIMVETFGTEKVSHDIIIEAVRQHFDLRPYGLQEMLNLLQPIYKQTAAYGHFGREEFPWEATDKAAILRDFAGL; encoded by the coding sequence ATGGCTAAGCACCTATTTACTTCAGAGTCCGTATCTGAAGGTCATCCGGATAAAATTGCTGATCAGATCTCTGATGCAGTACTTGATGCAATTCTTGAGCAAGACCCTAAAGCACGTGTTGCTTGTGAGACCTACGTTAAGACCGGTATGGTAATGGTAGGTGGTGAAGTGACGACTTCTGCATGGGTAGATATCGAAGAAATCACTCGTCAAACGGTTCGTGAGATCGGTTACGTACACTCAGATATGGGTTTTGATGCTGACTCTTGTGCAGTACTAAACACTATCGGTAAGCAGTCTCCAGACATCAACCAAGGTGTTGATAAAGCTGACCCTAAAGAGCAAGGCGCTGGCGACCAAGGTATCATGTTCGGTTACGCAACTAACGAAACTGAAATCCTAATGCCTGCGGCAATCACTTACTCTCACCGTCTTGTACAAAAGCAAGCGGAAGTACGTAAGAGCGGCAAGCTAGACTTCCTACGTCCAGATGCAAAATCTCAGGTAACTTTCCAGTACGACCAAGGTAAAATCGTTGGTATCGATGCGGTAGTTCTTTCAACTCAGCACTGTGATTCAGTATCAACTCCTGACCTACGTGAAGCGGTAATGGAAGAGATCATCAAGCCAGTACTACCTTCTGAGTGGATCAACAAAGAGACTAACTTCTTCATCAACCCAACCGGTCGTTTTGTTATCGGTGGCCCAATGGGTGACTGTGGTCTGACTGGTCGTAAGATCATCGTTGATACCTACGGCGGCGCAGCTCGTCACGGTGGCGGTGCATTCTCTGGTAAAGATCCATCAAAAGTAGACCGCTCTGCAGCTTACGCAGCACGTTACGTAGCGAAGAACATCGTAGCAGCTGGCATGGCTGACCGTTGTGAAATCCAACTGTCTTACGCTATCGGTGTTGCTGATCCAACATCTATCATGGTTGAGACGTTTGGTACTGAGAAAGTATCTCACGACATCATCATCGAAGCGGTTCGTCAGCACTTCGACCTACGCCCATACGGCCTGCAAGAGATGCTGAACCTGCTTCAGCCAATCTACAAGCAGACCGCAGCATACGGTCACTTCGGTCGTGAAGAGTTCCCTTGGGAAGCGACTGACAAGGCAGCAATCCTACGCGATTTCGCCGGCCTATAA
- a CDS encoding SprT family zinc-dependent metalloprotease, translated as MPPIDLELSYTCQKVIARCIEQANHYFKQEFPQPELSFKLRGKSAGKAYLNLWQIRINPTLLKENQQAFLNEVIPHEIAHLIVYKLFGRVRPHGKEWQAVMQEVFHLAPKTTHDFDVTSVQGKTYVYQCHCQSHQLTIRRHNKVLRQQASYLCSQCKQPLIWQGS; from the coding sequence TTGCCACCTATAGACCTAGAACTCTCCTATACCTGTCAAAAGGTGATAGCTCGCTGTATCGAACAAGCGAACCACTACTTCAAGCAAGAGTTTCCTCAGCCAGAACTTAGCTTTAAACTGCGAGGTAAATCTGCTGGTAAGGCGTATCTCAACCTATGGCAGATCCGTATCAACCCCACCCTGCTCAAGGAAAATCAACAGGCCTTTCTTAATGAGGTGATCCCACACGAGATAGCTCACCTCATCGTCTATAAGCTATTTGGCAGAGTTAGGCCACACGGGAAAGAGTGGCAGGCAGTGATGCAGGAAGTGTTTCACTTGGCGCCTAAAACAACCCACGACTTCGACGTCACTTCAGTGCAAGGCAAAACCTATGTTTATCAATGCCATTGTCAAAGCCACCAACTCACCATTCGTCGCCATAATAAAGTGCTTCGCCAGCAAGCAAGTTACCTTTGCAGCCAATGTAAACAGCCTTTGATTTGGCAAGGGAGCTAG
- the rsmE gene encoding 16S rRNA (uracil(1498)-N(3))-methyltransferase, whose product MRVPRIYHPETISTLGNLELSEDASGHIGRVLRMQPGQDVLLFDGTNHEFPATITEVTKKRVSVEITEKVESSIESPLNIHLGQVVSRGDKMEFTIQKSVELGVNTITPLISERCGVKLDAKRFEKKLAQWQKIAISACEQCGRNTVPEIRPIMQLEQWCAEPSDAVKLNLHPRAKYSINTLPEPMNKVRLLIGPEGGLSSEEIAMTEEYQFEETLLGPRVLRTETAALTAITALQVRFGDLG is encoded by the coding sequence ATGAGAGTGCCACGTATTTATCACCCAGAGACCATTTCAACACTGGGTAACCTAGAGCTAAGTGAAGATGCCTCTGGCCATATTGGCCGAGTGCTTCGAATGCAGCCTGGTCAGGATGTACTGCTGTTTGATGGCACCAACCATGAGTTTCCAGCCACCATTACTGAAGTGACCAAAAAGCGTGTTAGCGTGGAAATCACTGAAAAAGTGGAATCTTCTATCGAATCACCACTAAACATCCACCTAGGTCAGGTGGTCTCTCGTGGTGACAAAATGGAATTTACGATTCAAAAATCGGTTGAGCTCGGGGTAAACACCATCACGCCACTGATTTCTGAGCGTTGTGGAGTCAAACTGGACGCCAAACGCTTTGAAAAGAAGTTAGCCCAGTGGCAAAAAATTGCGATCAGCGCTTGCGAGCAGTGTGGTCGCAACACGGTGCCGGAAATCCGTCCAATAATGCAACTAGAGCAGTGGTGTGCGGAACCAAGTGACGCCGTGAAACTTAACCTACACCCACGAGCAAAATACTCAATTAATACTCTGCCAGAGCCGATGAACAAGGTACGCCTGTTAATCGGTCCTGAAGGCGGTCTTTCGAGTGAAGAGATCGCAATGACTGAAGAATATCAGTTTGAAGAAACACTACTCGGCCCACGTGTTCTGCGCACTGAAACCGCAGCACTGACCGCGATTACCGCCTTACAAGTACGTTTTGGCGACTTAGGATAA